In the genome of Segatella copri, one region contains:
- a CDS encoding Rpn family recombination-promoting nuclease/putative transposase, which yields MKQVEERYISLLTDFGFKRIFGSAPNKDLLICFLNSLFNGRQVVKDVKYLNPESVGDIYTDRKAIFDVYCEGENGEKFIVEMQNAYQTYFKDRALFYSTFPIREQAPKGSEWDFKLNHVYTIALLNFNMNEDAFNKEEIRHHVQLCDTATHKIFYDKLEFIYVEIAKFNKTLDELETLYDKWLYALKNLYKLTQRPKALCDKVFDRLFEEAEIAKFTPQEQREYEASKMAYRDIKNSIDTAKREGKEEGLAEGMEKGLAEGMEKGLAQGMSQRSLEIARTMLAKGMDTAMVMEITGLSESQLKQLKE from the coding sequence ATGAAGCAGGTAGAAGAAAGATATATCAGTTTGCTGACCGATTTCGGTTTTAAGCGAATTTTCGGATCAGCTCCTAACAAGGATTTGTTGATCTGTTTCCTCAACAGCTTGTTCAATGGAAGACAAGTTGTTAAGGACGTGAAGTATCTGAATCCAGAGAGTGTGGGCGATATCTACACCGACAGAAAAGCTATTTTCGATGTATATTGCGAAGGAGAAAACGGCGAGAAGTTTATCGTGGAAATGCAGAATGCATACCAGACCTACTTCAAGGACCGTGCTCTGTTCTATTCCACCTTCCCAATTCGTGAGCAGGCTCCTAAAGGTAGTGAATGGGACTTCAAGCTCAACCATGTTTACACAATTGCTCTGCTCAACTTCAACATGAACGAGGATGCCTTCAATAAGGAGGAAATCCGCCATCATGTGCAGCTATGCGATACAGCCACGCACAAGATTTTCTACGATAAGCTTGAGTTTATCTACGTGGAAATCGCCAAGTTCAACAAAACGTTGGACGAGCTGGAAACGCTCTACGACAAGTGGCTCTATGCACTAAAGAATCTCTATAAGCTCACCCAGCGCCCTAAGGCCTTGTGTGACAAGGTCTTCGATCGCCTCTTTGAAGAAGCCGAGATAGCAAAATTTACTCCGCAGGAACAACGGGAGTACGAAGCCAGCAAAATGGCATATCGCGACATCAAGAATTCGATTGATACTGCCAAGAGAGAAGGAAAAGAAGAAGGACTTGCTGAAGGAATGGAGAAGGGACTAGCTGAAGGAATGGAAAAGGGATTAGCTCAAGGCATGAGTCAGCGAAGCCTCGAGATTGCTAGGACGATGCTGGCAAAAGGTATGGATACTGCGATGGTGATGGAAATTACGGGATTGTCAGAGAGTCAGTTGAAGCAGCTGAAAGAATAA
- a CDS encoding transglutaminase-like domain-containing protein, with translation MNKRIITTAFLVIAAFVVKAQCNVDIIDSTIYKIEKLPSIVFNNIFSFKATGSPITKLISIRPLPLCNLYQHNPYKFNLEKNIHVELVTDADTTNAFLRQTITDGGRLNKLNNQGLICTDVCVVQPHKVTVDFKKIKKIYPYDTQSTLYKTYTAEQLPDIAVNNTKAKATAEFIWKKSKGNVIKYARKCYEAVAESLKYHDDPDMLSFEEILTRGGGNCGSFASVYVTLLRIKGIPARHVIALLQNRGYHVWAEFYLERYGWIPVDPTWKNGNMKEDYFGRYDGSAVVIGRGIYVPLKFDDGTVKSTRSLQNGWPTYWWNGPQKPEFYFSHDHTSWKME, from the coding sequence ATGAACAAAAGAATCATCACAACCGCCTTTCTCGTCATAGCAGCATTCGTTGTGAAAGCACAGTGTAATGTAGATATCATTGACAGTACAATTTACAAGATAGAAAAGTTGCCATCGATTGTATTTAACAATATATTTTCATTCAAGGCAACAGGTTCTCCGATAACAAAACTAATCAGCATACGTCCCCTACCTCTTTGCAATTTGTATCAACATAATCCTTACAAGTTCAATTTAGAGAAGAATATTCATGTCGAACTTGTAACTGATGCAGACACAACAAATGCATTCTTAAGACAGACTATAACTGACGGGGGCAGGTTGAACAAGCTAAACAATCAGGGACTTATATGTACAGATGTCTGTGTAGTGCAACCACACAAGGTGACTGTAGACTTTAAGAAAATCAAAAAGATATATCCCTATGACACCCAAAGCACGCTCTACAAGACCTACACAGCCGAACAGCTGCCCGACATTGCAGTTAACAATACAAAAGCCAAGGCAACGGCAGAATTTATCTGGAAGAAGAGCAAGGGAAATGTGATAAAGTATGCACGCAAGTGTTACGAGGCTGTGGCCGAGTCATTGAAGTATCATGATGACCCGGACATGCTATCCTTCGAGGAAATCCTTACCAGGGGCGGTGGTAACTGTGGCAGCTTCGCTTCTGTATACGTAACGCTGCTGCGCATCAAGGGCATTCCTGCCCGTCATGTGATAGCCCTCCTTCAGAATCGCGGATATCACGTCTGGGCTGAGTTTTATCTGGAGCGTTATGGGTGGATTCCTGTTGACCCTACATGGAAGAACGGAAACATGAAAGAGGATTATTTTGGGCGTTATGACGGTTCAGCTGTGGTCATAGGAAGAGGCATCTACGTTCCATTAAAGTTTGACGATGGTACTGTTAAATCCACAAGATCCCTGCAAAATGGATGGCCGACCTACTGGTGGAATGGTCCCCAAAAACCTGAATTTTACTTTTCACATGACCATACATCATGGAAAATGGAATAA
- a CDS encoding IS1380 family transposase: MAKVAIKSEKLSPFGGIFSIMEQFDSNLSSVIDSTLGMRCRLYGYQYSEIIRSLMSVYFCGGSCIEDVTTHLMYHLSLHPTLRTCSADTILRAIKELTQDNISYTSDTGKTYDFNTADMLNTLLLNCLLSTGQLKEGEGYDVDFDHQFIEAEKFDAKPTYKKFLGYRPGVAVIGDMIVGIENSDGNTNVRFHQKDTLRRFFERIEQKGLTVNRFRADCGSCSEEIVEEVGKHCMTFYIRANRCGSLYDDIFALRGWKREELGGIEFELNSILVEKWKGRAYRLVIQRQKRIDGEIDLWEGEYTYRCILTNDYESSEKEIVKFYNLRGGKERIFDEMNNGFGWNRLPKSFMGENTVFLLLTALIRNFYKFIMARLDVKRFGLKATSRIKAFVFKFISVPAKWVRTSRQYVLNIYSCNNAYADVFQNDFG; the protein is encoded by the coding sequence ATGGCAAAGGTAGCAATAAAATCTGAGAAACTCTCTCCTTTTGGAGGAATTTTTTCAATAATGGAGCAATTTGACTCCAATCTCTCATCTGTAATCGACTCAACCCTCGGTATGAGATGTAGGCTGTATGGTTATCAATACAGCGAAATCATCCGTTCGCTTATGAGCGTTTATTTCTGTGGCGGCTCATGCATAGAGGATGTCACCACTCATCTGATGTATCACCTCTCGCTTCATCCGACACTTCGCACATGCAGTGCCGACACGATTCTCAGAGCCATAAAGGAACTGACCCAGGATAACATTTCCTACACATCCGACACTGGCAAGACCTACGACTTCAACACGGCAGACATGCTGAATACACTGCTCCTCAATTGCCTATTGTCCACAGGGCAGCTGAAAGAGGGCGAGGGGTATGACGTTGACTTCGACCACCAGTTCATAGAGGCTGAGAAGTTTGATGCGAAACCCACATACAAGAAGTTTCTCGGGTACCGTCCAGGTGTGGCTGTCATTGGCGACATGATTGTCGGCATAGAGAACAGCGACGGCAACACTAACGTTCGTTTCCACCAGAAGGACACGTTGAGGAGATTCTTTGAGAGGATTGAACAGAAAGGATTGACAGTCAATCGTTTCAGGGCAGATTGCGGATCCTGCTCAGAGGAAATTGTGGAAGAGGTCGGAAAGCATTGCATGACTTTCTATATCCGCGCCAACCGCTGCGGTTCGCTCTACGATGACATCTTTGCACTCAGAGGGTGGAAGAGAGAGGAACTGGGCGGCATTGAGTTTGAACTGAACTCCATTCTTGTTGAGAAATGGAAAGGGAGGGCATACCGTCTTGTAATCCAAAGGCAGAAGCGAATTGACGGTGAGATTGACCTGTGGGAAGGCGAATACACCTACCGCTGCATCCTTACAAATGACTACGAGTCTTCCGAGAAAGAGATTGTCAAATTCTATAACCTCCGTGGAGGGAAGGAACGCATCTTCGATGAAATGAATAACGGATTCGGCTGGAACAGGCTTCCAAAATCCTTCATGGGAGAAAACACGGTGTTTCTTCTGCTTACGGCACTCATACGCAACTTCTATAAATTCATCATGGCGAGGCTTGACGTGAAGAGGTTCGGACTCAAAGCAACAAGCCGCATCAAGGCGTTTGTCTTCAAGTTCATCTCTGTGCCAGCCAAATGGGTCAGGACATCAAGGCAGTATGTGCTGAATATCTATTCATGCAACAACGCTTATGCTGATGTGTTCCAGAATGACTTTGGATGA
- the clpB gene encoding ATP-dependent chaperone ClpB has translation MTFDKFTIKAQEAVQAAVNIAQRNGQQTIEPVQLLSGIIEKAPDVTNYIFQKLGMNGNQIAMLLQQEMQHLPRVQGAGQPYLSGDTNQILLNAEDIAKKMGDEFVSVEPILLAILKGNSTAARILKDAGANEKDLTAAIQALRQGQNVKSQSADENYQSLEKYAKNLVEQARSGKLDPVIGRDEEIRRVLQILSRRTKNNPILIGEPGTGKTAIVEGLAERIVRGDVPENLKNKQLYSLDMGALVAGAKYKGEFEERLKSVIKEVTNANGQIILFIDEIHTLVGAGGGEGAMDAANILKPALARGELRAIGATTLNEYQKYFEKDKALERRFQTVMVNEPDEVDAISILRGIKERYENHHKVRIQDDACIAAVKLSERYISDRFLPDKAIDLMDEAAAKLRMERDSVPEELDEITRHLKQLEIEREAIKRENDQPKIQQLDKEIAELKDKEHDFRAKWEGEKALVNKIQQDKQEMENLKFEAERMEREGNYERVAEIRYSKLVALEEDIKKIQEQLKSTQGGEAMIREEVTADDIAEVVSRWTGIPVSRMMQSEREKLLHLEEELHKRVIGQDEAITAVSDAVRRSRAGLQDPKRPIASFIFLGTTGVGKTELAKALAEYLFNDESMMTRIDMSEYQEKFSVTRLIGAPPGYVGYDEGGQLTEAVRRKPYSVVLFDEIEKAHPDVFNTLLQVLDDGRLTDNKGRVVNFKNTIIIMTSNASREMLKKTFRPEFLNRIDDIITFQPLTKDQIAKVVELQMNRAKKMLEPQGFDLRWTPAAIGYLAEVGYDPEFGARPVKRAIQDYVLNDLSKKILAEEVSREKPITIDYSEATGIEFKNL, from the coding sequence ATGACATTCGACAAATTTACAATCAAGGCGCAGGAAGCGGTGCAGGCCGCTGTGAACATAGCGCAGAGAAATGGTCAGCAGACCATCGAACCGGTGCAGCTTCTCAGTGGTATCATCGAGAAGGCACCTGATGTAACCAACTATATCTTCCAGAAGCTGGGCATGAACGGCAACCAGATTGCCATGCTCCTGCAGCAGGAGATGCAGCACCTGCCTCGTGTGCAGGGTGCCGGTCAGCCATACCTCTCGGGCGATACCAACCAGATATTGCTCAATGCCGAGGACATCGCCAAGAAGATGGGAGATGAATTCGTCAGCGTGGAGCCTATTCTCCTCGCTATCCTCAAAGGCAACTCTACCGCTGCCCGAATCCTCAAGGATGCGGGTGCCAACGAGAAGGACCTCACAGCAGCCATCCAGGCTTTGCGACAGGGTCAGAACGTGAAGAGCCAGAGTGCCGACGAGAACTATCAGAGTCTTGAAAAATATGCCAAGAATCTGGTAGAACAGGCTCGCAGCGGCAAGCTCGACCCAGTGATTGGCCGTGATGAAGAGATTCGAAGAGTTCTTCAGATTCTCTCCCGCCGCACCAAGAACAACCCTATTCTGATTGGTGAGCCTGGTACAGGTAAAACCGCTATCGTCGAAGGACTTGCTGAGCGTATCGTTCGTGGCGACGTGCCTGAGAACCTGAAGAACAAGCAGCTCTATTCGCTCGATATGGGTGCACTGGTTGCCGGTGCCAAATACAAGGGTGAGTTTGAGGAGCGCCTGAAGAGCGTCATCAAGGAGGTAACCAATGCCAACGGCCAGATTATCCTCTTCATCGATGAGATTCATACCCTGGTAGGTGCTGGCGGTGGCGAGGGTGCCATGGATGCTGCCAACATCTTGAAGCCAGCCTTGGCTCGTGGTGAATTGAGAGCCATCGGTGCCACTACCCTCAACGAGTATCAGAAGTACTTCGAGAAGGATAAGGCACTGGAGCGTCGATTCCAGACTGTGATGGTGAATGAGCCAGACGAGGTAGATGCCATCAGCATTCTTCGTGGTATCAAGGAGCGTTACGAGAACCACCACAAGGTTCGTATTCAGGATGATGCCTGCATAGCAGCTGTCAAGTTATCTGAGAGATATATTTCTGATAGATTCCTTCCTGATAAGGCCATCGACCTGATGGATGAAGCCGCAGCCAAGCTCCGTATGGAGCGTGACTCCGTGCCAGAGGAACTGGATGAAATCACCCGTCACTTGAAGCAGTTGGAAATTGAACGTGAAGCAATTAAGCGTGAAAACGACCAACCTAAGATTCAGCAGCTCGACAAGGAGATTGCAGAGTTGAAGGACAAGGAGCATGACTTCCGTGCAAAGTGGGAAGGCGAAAAGGCTCTTGTTAACAAAATTCAGCAAGACAAGCAGGAGATGGAGAACCTCAAGTTCGAGGCTGAGCGCATGGAGCGTGAAGGCAATTACGAACGTGTTGCCGAGATTCGCTACTCTAAACTGGTAGCCCTTGAAGAGGATATCAAGAAGATTCAGGAGCAGCTGAAGAGCACCCAGGGCGGAGAAGCCATGATTCGCGAAGAGGTAACTGCCGATGATATTGCAGAGGTAGTAAGCCGCTGGACCGGAATACCAGTGAGCCGAATGATGCAGAGCGAACGTGAGAAACTGCTCCATCTGGAGGAGGAACTCCACAAGAGAGTCATCGGTCAGGACGAGGCTATCACTGCCGTAAGTGATGCCGTACGCCGCAGCCGTGCCGGTTTGCAGGATCCAAAGCGTCCTATCGCCAGCTTCATCTTCCTCGGTACCACCGGTGTAGGTAAGACCGAGCTTGCCAAGGCACTTGCCGAGTATCTCTTCAACGACGAGTCGATGATGACGCGAATTGATATGAGTGAGTATCAGGAAAAGTTCAGTGTCACCCGTTTGATTGGAGCGCCTCCGGGGTATGTAGGATACGACGAGGGTGGTCAGTTGACCGAGGCTGTTCGCCGCAAGCCATACAGTGTGGTTCTCTTCGATGAGATTGAGAAGGCTCACCCAGATGTCTTCAACACCCTGCTTCAGGTATTGGACGATGGCCGACTGACAGATAACAAGGGTCGTGTAGTGAACTTCAAGAACACCATCATCATCATGACTTCCAATGCAAGCCGTGAGATGTTGAAGAAGACCTTCCGTCCTGAGTTCCTGAACCGTATCGACGACATCATCACCTTCCAGCCATTGACCAAGGATCAGATTGCCAAGGTTGTTGAGTTGCAGATGAACAGAGCCAAGAAGATGTTGGAGCCTCAGGGCTTCGATCTCCGCTGGACTCCAGCCGCCATCGGTTATCTTGCCGAGGTAGGTTACGACCCAGAGTTTGGTGCCCGCCCAGTAAAGCGTGCCATCCAGGATTACGTTCTGAACGATTTGAGCAAGAAGATTCTTGCCGAGGAAGTAAGTCGCGAGAAGCCGATTACCATCGACTACTCAGAGGCAACCGGCATCGAGTTCAAGAATCTGTAA
- a CDS encoding IMP cyclohydrolase, whose product MAETKKIKTALVSVFHKDGLDELLAKLNEEGVKFLSTGGTQKFIESLGYECEKVEDVTTYPSILGGRVKTLHPKIFGGILARRDNEGDQEQMKEYEIPSIDLVIVDLYPFEQTVASGASDADIIEKIDIGGISLIRAGAKNFKDVVIVPSKAEYSVLLDILKKKGAETDIEDRKMFAERAFGVSSHYDTAIHAWFAK is encoded by the coding sequence ATGGCTGAAACAAAGAAGATTAAGACAGCTTTGGTGTCTGTCTTTCACAAGGATGGCTTGGACGAGTTGCTCGCCAAGTTGAATGAAGAGGGTGTTAAATTCCTGAGCACAGGAGGTACTCAGAAGTTTATCGAATCTTTGGGTTATGAATGTGAGAAAGTTGAGGATGTCACCACATATCCATCAATCCTCGGTGGTCGTGTGAAGACTCTTCATCCAAAAATATTTGGAGGTATCTTGGCCCGCCGCGACAATGAGGGCGACCAGGAGCAGATGAAGGAGTATGAGATTCCTTCTATCGACCTCGTTATCGTAGATTTGTATCCATTTGAGCAGACCGTGGCCAGCGGTGCCAGCGATGCCGACATTATCGAGAAGATTGATATCGGCGGTATCTCTCTGATCCGTGCCGGAGCCAAGAACTTCAAGGACGTGGTTATCGTTCCTAGCAAGGCTGAATACAGCGTGCTTCTCGACATTCTGAAGAAGAAGGGTGCTGAGACCGACATCGAGGACCGCAAGATGTTTGCTGAGCGTGCCTTCGGTGTAAGCTCACACTACGATACAGCTATCCATGCTTGGTTTGCTAAGTAA
- a CDS encoding rod shape-determining protein — protein MGFFSFIQEIAMDLGTANTIIISDDKIVVDEPSVVALDRRTDKMIAVGEKAKMMYEKTHDNIRTIRPLRDGVIADFTACEQMMRGLIKMVHTGSRLFSPSLRMVIGVPSGSTEVELRAVRDSAEHADGRDVYLIFEPMAAAIGIGIDVEAPEGNMIVDIGGGSTEIAVISLGGIVSNNSIRTAGDDLTAEIQEYMSRQHNVKVSERMAERIKIHVGSALTDLGEEAPEDFIVHGPNRITALPMEVPVCYQEIAHCLDKTVAKIENAVLSALENTPPELYADIVKNGIWLSGGGALLRGLDKRLTDKINIPFHIAEDPLHSVAKGAGIALKNVDRFSFLMR, from the coding sequence ATGGGATTTTTTTCATTTATTCAGGAAATCGCAATGGACTTGGGTACCGCCAATACCATCATTATCAGTGATGATAAGATTGTAGTGGACGAACCTTCTGTTGTAGCCCTCGACCGCCGCACCGACAAGATGATTGCCGTGGGCGAAAAGGCGAAGATGATGTACGAGAAGACTCATGACAACATCCGTACTATCCGTCCTTTGCGCGATGGCGTTATCGCAGACTTTACTGCTTGCGAGCAGATGATGCGTGGACTCATCAAGATGGTCCACACAGGCAGCCGCCTGTTCTCACCTTCACTCCGCATGGTGATTGGTGTTCCTTCTGGCTCTACCGAGGTGGAGCTCCGTGCCGTTCGTGACTCTGCCGAGCATGCCGACGGTCGCGACGTTTATCTGATTTTTGAGCCTATGGCTGCCGCTATCGGTATCGGTATCGATGTGGAGGCACCAGAAGGCAACATGATAGTTGATATAGGTGGTGGCTCTACCGAGATTGCCGTTATCTCGCTCGGTGGTATCGTTTCCAACAACTCTATCCGCACAGCGGGTGACGACCTCACCGCTGAAATCCAGGAGTACATGAGCCGCCAGCACAACGTGAAGGTTTCTGAGCGTATGGCTGAGCGTATCAAGATTCACGTGGGTTCTGCCTTGACAGACCTGGGTGAGGAGGCTCCAGAGGACTTCATCGTTCATGGTCCTAACCGTATCACAGCCCTCCCAATGGAGGTTCCTGTATGCTATCAGGAGATTGCTCACTGCCTGGACAAGACCGTGGCTAAGATTGAGAATGCCGTGCTCTCTGCCCTTGAGAATACTCCACCAGAGCTTTACGCTGATATTGTGAAGAACGGTATCTGGCTCTCGGGTGGCGGTGCATTGCTCCGTGGTTTGGACAAGCGCTTGACAGATAAGATTAACATCCCATTCCATATCGCCGAGGACCCATTGCACAGCGTGGCTAAGGGTGCCGGTATCGCATTGAAGAATGTGGACCGTTTCTCTTTCTTGATGAGATAA
- the mreC gene encoding rod shape-determining protein MreC, giving the protein MHNLLEFLQKYNHWFVFVILEVVSMVFLFQYNSYQGSAWFSTANAVTGKIYEWDANVETFFSLTKVNQELTQRNAYLEQQVQHLSDSLYAVTKDSAIYHRDQFALLKNYRLIPAKVVANSLDKPDNLMTIDKGSADGIHKDMGVISGTGVVGIVYLVAEHYSIVIPVLNVKSNISCTIQGRGYFGYLRWKGGVSELAYLEEVPRHAHFKLGDYVVTSGYSAVFPPGVRVGKILHVFNSADGLSYRVQLRLSTDFGNLRDVCVIDDTLMKERIEIMRAAQDSIKPDGNTGSKN; this is encoded by the coding sequence ATGCACAACCTTTTAGAGTTTTTGCAGAAATACAACCATTGGTTTGTCTTCGTGATTCTCGAAGTGGTGAGCATGGTGTTCCTGTTTCAGTATAACAGCTATCAGGGCAGTGCGTGGTTTTCCACTGCCAATGCCGTGACGGGAAAGATTTATGAGTGGGATGCCAATGTGGAAACCTTCTTCTCGTTGACCAAGGTGAACCAGGAACTCACGCAGCGTAATGCCTATCTGGAGCAGCAGGTGCAGCATCTTTCCGACAGTCTCTATGCCGTGACCAAGGATAGTGCCATCTATCACCGCGACCAGTTTGCCCTGCTCAAGAACTACAGACTCATTCCTGCCAAGGTGGTTGCCAACAGTCTGGATAAGCCCGACAACCTGATGACCATCGACAAGGGTAGCGCCGACGGCATCCATAAGGATATGGGTGTAATCAGCGGCACCGGCGTGGTGGGCATCGTATATCTTGTGGCCGAGCATTACAGCATTGTGATTCCTGTGCTCAACGTGAAGTCGAACATCAGCTGTACCATCCAGGGCAGAGGCTACTTCGGCTATCTGAGATGGAAGGGCGGCGTATCGGAGCTGGCTTATCTGGAAGAGGTGCCACGCCATGCCCACTTCAAGTTGGGCGACTATGTGGTAACCAGCGGTTACTCGGCTGTGTTCCCTCCGGGTGTGAGAGTGGGCAAGATATTGCATGTGTTCAACTCTGCCGATGGTCTGTCTTACCGCGTACAGTTGCGACTCTCAACAGATTTCGGCAACCTGCGCGACGTATGCGTCATCGACGACACACTGATGAAAGAGAGAATAGAGATTATGCGTGCTGCACAAGACAGCATCAAGCCCGATGGCAATACGGGCAGTAAAAACTAA
- the mreD gene encoding rod shape-determining protein MreD produces MSIDILKRLGIFVVLVLVQGLVFNHIHLFNCATPLLYIIMVLHFRRNHPRWSVMLWSFMLGLCIDVFANTPGVAAASMTAIGLLQPYLFELFVPRDSAEDLEPSMRTIGVGSYVLYTLIIVLVYNLLFFTIETFNFFNWMQWLLCIVGSSAITMVLIMALESFRKS; encoded by the coding sequence ATGAGTATAGATATTTTAAAACGACTCGGCATCTTCGTGGTGCTCGTGCTGGTGCAGGGACTGGTGTTCAACCATATCCATCTGTTCAATTGCGCCACCCCCTTGCTGTATATCATCATGGTGCTCCATTTCCGCAGAAACCACCCACGCTGGTCGGTGATGCTCTGGAGCTTCATGCTGGGACTTTGCATCGACGTGTTTGCCAACACGCCGGGTGTTGCGGCGGCATCGATGACAGCCATCGGACTGCTGCAACCTTATCTTTTTGAACTCTTCGTGCCTAGAGACAGTGCTGAAGACCTGGAACCATCGATGCGAACCATCGGTGTGGGTTCGTACGTGCTCTACACGTTGATTATAGTACTCGTTTATAATCTGTTGTTCTTTACGATAGAGACTTTTAATTTCTTCAACTGGATGCAGTGGCTGCTCTGCATTGTCGGCAGCAGTGCCATCACCATGGTGCTGATCATGGCGCTGGAGAGTTTCAGAAAGTCGTAG
- the mrdA gene encoding penicillin-binding protein 2, giving the protein MVDYNLEKRSYVIGGVAIVIVIVYIIRLFTLQIMSEDYKKNADSNAFLKQIEFPSRGAIYDRNGKLMVYNQPSYDLMVVMKEQEGRLDTLDFCNSLGITKEAFEKRMEDIKDRSKNPGYSRYTQQLFMTQLSDKDFSVFQEKMFRFPGFYVQKRSVREYTYPYAAHVLGDVGEVSESDIEEDDYYQPGDYIGKLGIEKHYEKELRGVKGVKILLRDARGRIQGSYQNGKFDQRPVAGKDLTLGIDVNLQALGERLLQGKIGSIVAIDPRDGSVLAMVSSPSYDPRKLVGKNRGKMHRWLSQNPWKPLLNRSIMGQYPPGSTFKTSQALTYLTEGIITPGTAFPCNHGFSYKGLHVGCHGHPSPIALVDAISTSCNGYFCWGLYYMLGSKSKYGSVQKAMTVWKDYMVSMGFGYKLGIDLPGEKRGLIPNAQFYDKAYKGSWNGLTVISISIGQGEVNLTPLQIANLGATIANRGYYYVPHVVRKVQGEPLDTLYTRRHYTKASKRAYNYVVAGMRSSALRGTCKMLSRYDFEACGKTGTAQNRGHDHSVFMGFAPMNNPKIAIAVYVENGGWGADYGVPIGGLMMEQYLKGKLSPASESQAAQMQARRIAYGSSSR; this is encoded by the coding sequence ATGGTAGATTACAATCTTGAGAAGCGCAGTTATGTGATTGGTGGTGTGGCGATAGTTATCGTGATAGTCTACATCATCAGGCTCTTCACGCTCCAGATTATGAGCGAGGATTACAAGAAGAATGCCGACAGTAACGCCTTCCTGAAGCAGATAGAGTTCCCTTCGCGTGGTGCCATCTACGATAGAAACGGAAAGCTGATGGTGTATAACCAGCCTTCTTACGACCTGATGGTGGTGATGAAGGAGCAGGAGGGACGACTCGACACCCTCGACTTCTGCAATTCCCTGGGTATTACCAAGGAGGCTTTCGAAAAGCGAATGGAGGATATCAAGGACCGCAGTAAGAATCCGGGATATTCCCGATATACGCAGCAGCTCTTCATGACGCAGTTGTCTGACAAGGACTTCAGCGTGTTCCAGGAGAAGATGTTCCGATTCCCGGGCTTCTATGTGCAGAAGCGAAGCGTGAGAGAATATACCTATCCGTATGCCGCCCATGTATTGGGCGATGTGGGCGAGGTTTCGGAAAGCGACATCGAGGAAGATGACTACTACCAGCCGGGCGACTACATCGGAAAGCTGGGTATTGAGAAGCATTACGAAAAGGAACTTCGAGGCGTAAAGGGTGTGAAGATTCTGCTCCGTGATGCGCGCGGAAGAATACAGGGAAGCTATCAGAACGGAAAATTCGACCAGCGACCTGTGGCAGGAAAAGACCTGACGCTGGGTATCGACGTGAACCTGCAGGCTCTGGGTGAGCGTCTGCTGCAGGGAAAGATAGGTAGTATCGTTGCCATCGACCCTAGAGACGGTTCGGTGCTGGCAATGGTTTCCTCTCCATCTTACGACCCTCGTAAGCTGGTGGGCAAGAATCGTGGTAAGATGCACCGATGGCTCTCGCAGAACCCATGGAAGCCTCTGCTCAACCGAAGCATCATGGGACAGTATCCTCCGGGTTCTACGTTCAAGACCTCCCAGGCACTGACTTATCTCACCGAGGGTATCATCACTCCGGGCACAGCCTTCCCATGTAATCACGGATTCTCTTACAAGGGACTGCACGTAGGTTGTCACGGTCACCCGTCGCCTATCGCACTGGTGGATGCCATCAGTACTTCGTGCAACGGTTATTTCTGTTGGGGACTCTACTATATGCTTGGAAGCAAGAGCAAGTATGGTTCTGTGCAGAAGGCGATGACTGTTTGGAAAGACTATATGGTGAGCATGGGATTCGGCTACAAGCTGGGCATCGACCTGCCGGGCGAGAAACGAGGACTGATTCCTAATGCACAGTTCTACGACAAGGCCTACAAGGGTTCCTGGAACGGACTGACCGTAATCAGTATCTCCATTGGTCAGGGTGAGGTGAACCTGACGCCTTTGCAGATAGCCAATCTGGGTGCTACCATCGCCAACCGAGGCTATTACTATGTGCCTCACGTAGTGCGCAAGGTGCAGGGCGAGCCGCTGGATACGCTCTATACCCGCCGACATTATACCAAGGCATCGAAGCGTGCCTACAACTATGTGGTGGCTGGTATGAGAAGTTCGGCACTGAGGGGAACCTGCAAGATGCTTTCACGCTACGACTTCGAGGCATGCGGCAAGACGGGTACGGCTCAGAACCGTGGTCACGACCACTCTGTGTTCATGGGCTTTGCTCCGATGAACAACCCTAAGATAGCCATCGCCGTGTATGTGGAGAATGGTGGTTGGGGTGCCGATTATGGTGTGCCTATCGGAGGCTTGATGATGGAGCAGTATCTGAAAGGAAAGCTGTCGCCGGCTTCAGAAAGTCAGGCAGCACAGATGCAGGCTCGCAGAATCGCCTATGGCTCTTCTAGCAGATAG